The Salvia splendens isolate huo1 chromosome 21, SspV2, whole genome shotgun sequence genome includes a window with the following:
- the LOC121783338 gene encoding protein WHAT'S THIS FACTOR 1 homolog, chloroplastic-like gives MVIFEYHRRLKWWSFCLYAPPYHPNLQRRFSLWSMKKDPDLESALSRNHRWMVNNQIKNIILRCPDQVTSINHIQKKFKSLDLQGKAANWLKKYPCCFEVYRENYEYFCRLTKRMMFLVEEEESIKDSQELVFVERLAKLLMMSRNQRLNVSKVNELKRNFGFPDDYLLRIVPKHTDMFRVVNYTGKRSSMDIELISWNPDCAVSAVEKLAKKKGSEPSFSCLLPATWVKSWERFLEFNSTPYISPYADSSVLSEGSVEMDKRNVALVHELLSMTLWKKLSISKLGHFKREFGFPEKLNVLLLKHPGIFYVSNKYKIYTVLLREAYNGSELIEKDPLVVVKNKFGELMQEGLHEYNRRHYLMNLEKKKKKGVAKVRPIGRSRDDDEKISQLNNQEGNFGGILDAEERKRFYKVLFGDDAK, from the coding sequence ATGGTGATTTTTGAATACCACAGAAGATTAAAATGGTGGAGTTTTTGTTTATACGCACCACCTTATCATCCCAACTTACAAAGACGATTTTCCCTTTGGTCAATGAAGAAAGATCCCGATCTTGAATCAGCCCTATCACGAAACCATAGATGGATGGTGAATAATCAGATCAAGAACATAATCCTCAGATGCCCTGATCAAGTCACGTCTATCAATCACATTCAGAAGAAGTTCAAGAGCCTCGACCTTCAGGGGAAGGCAGCTAACTGGCTTAAGAAGTATCCTTGCTGCTTTGAGGTATATCGTGAGAACTACGAGTACTTTTGTCGATTGACAAAGCGTATGATGTTTCTGGTTGAGGAGGAAGAATCAATTAAGGATTCGCAGGAGCTTGTATTTGTTGAGCGGCTAGCAAAGTTGTTGATGATGAGCAGAAACCAAAGGCTAAACGTTTCAAAGGTCAATGAGTTGAAAAGGAATTTTGGATTTCCTGATGATTATTTGCTAAGGATTGTCCCGAAGCACACTGACATGTTTCGGGTTGTGAACTATACTGGGAAACGGAGTTCAATGGATATCGAGCTTATATCCTGGAATCCTGATTGTGCAGTTTCTGCTGTTGAGAAATTAGCTAAGAAGAAGGGTTCGGAGCCATCCTTTTCGTGTTTGTTGCCAGCTACATGGGTGAAGTCATGGGAGAGGTTTCTAGAGTTCAACTCGACTCCCTATATTTCACCTTATGCAGACTCGAGCGTTTTGTCAGAGGGATCAGTTGAAATGGATAAACGAAATGTGGCTTTGGTGCACGAATTGCTATCGATGACTTTGTGGAAGAAACTCTCCATCTCCAAATTAGGCCATTTTAAGAGAGAGTTTGGCTTTCCTGAGAAATTGAATGTTCTGTTGCTTAAGCATCCTGGTATTTTCTATGTCTCGAACAAATACAAGATTTACACTGTTCTTCTTAGGGAAGCATACAATGGTTCGGAATTGATAGAGAAGGATCCGCTCGTTGTCGTGAAGAATAAGTTTGGGGAGCTTATGCAGGAAGGCCTGCACGAGTACAACCGAAGGCACTACTTAATGAacttagaaaagaaaaagaaaaaaggtgtTGCAAAAGTTAGGCCTATCGGAAGGAGTAGAGATGATGATGAAAAAATCTCTCAGCTAAACAATCAAGAAGGTAATTTTGGTGGCATCCTTGATGCGGAAGAAAGGAAACGATTTTACAAAGTTTTGTTTGGTGATGATgctaaatga